In one window of Ovis aries strain OAR_USU_Benz2616 breed Rambouillet chromosome 5, ARS-UI_Ramb_v3.0, whole genome shotgun sequence DNA:
- the LOC101120410 gene encoding LOW QUALITY PROTEIN: olfactory receptor 2L2-like (The sequence of the model RefSeq protein was modified relative to this genomic sequence to represent the inferred CDS: substituted 1 base at 1 genomic stop codon) — protein sequence MENYNQTSTDFILLGLFPSSRFGKFLFILIFLIFLIALFGNLFMILLIFMDTHLHTPMYFLLSQLSFIDLNYISTIVPKMAYNFLFADKSISFIGCGIQSFFFLTLGGAETLLLTFMAYDRYVAICFPLHYPIIISRKVCMLMIIGSXIMGSINSCAHTTYAFRIPYCQSRAINHFFCDVPAMLTLACMDTWIYEYTVFMSTIFFLLLPFIGIACSYGRVLFAVYHMHSTKGRKKAYSTCSTHLAVVTFYYMPFAYTYLRPRSFRTPTEDKALAVFYTILTPMLNPVIYSLRNKEVIGALRRLIHRFCPVKLSTNILA from the coding sequence ATGGAAAATTATAATCAAACATCAACTGACTTCATCTTACTGGGGTTGTTCCCCTCATCAAGATTTGgcaaatttcttttcattcttatttttctaattttcctaaTCGCCCTGTTTGGCAACCTCTTTATGATCCTTCTCATCTTTATGGACACTCATCTTCACACACCCATGTATTTCCTTCTTAGTCAGCTCTCCTTCATTGACCTAAATTACATCTCCACCATTGTTCCCAAAATGGCCTACAATTTTCTCTTTGCAGACAAGTCTATCTCCTTCATTGGATGTGGGATTCAGAGCTTTTTCTTCTTGACTTTAGGAGGTGCAGAAACATTGCTCTTGACATTTATGGCTTATGATCGTTATGTAGCCATTTGCTTCCCTCTTCACTATCCCATCATAATCAGCAGAAAGGTCTGTATGTTGATGATAATAGGCTCTTGAATAATGGGCTCTATTAATTCCTGTGCACATACCACATATGCCTTTCGTATCCCTTATTGCCAATCCAGGGCCATCaatcatttcttctgtgatgtcCCAGCCATGTTGACTCTGGCCTGCATGGACACCTGGATCTATGAGTATACAGTGTTTATGAGTACTATCTTCTTCCTTTTATTGCCTTTCATTGGTATTGCATGTTCCTATGGCCGTGTTCTCTTTGCTGTTTATCACATGCACTCAAccaaagggaggaagaaagcttATTCGACCTGCAGCACCCACCTTGCTGTAGTGACTTTCTACTATATGCCCTTTGCTTACACTTATCTCCGCCCAAGATCCTTTCGTACTCCAACCGAGGACAAGGCTCTGGCTGTCTTCTACACCATCTTGACCCCAATGCTCAACCCAGTTATCTATAGCCTGAGAAATAAAGAAGTGATTGGAGCACTGAGAAGATTAATTCATAGATTCTGCCCTGTGAAATTGTCAACAAATATTTTGGCATGA